Proteins from one Funiculus sociatus GB2-C1 genomic window:
- a CDS encoding GGDEF domain-containing protein, whose translation MNQAQALRLDISYVAQPDMNALGAPPLSLQVSDRYLSLQSTLQELSLHDGQVETDKIGREVAGAFKANPLLPGIILNQQGRLAGMISRRRFLEFMSRPYGLELFSQRPIECLYRAAQTEMLTFPGETPIVTAARRSLDRRPELLDEPIVVEVAPQVYRLLDVHQLLLAQAQIHELATQLVTQLYNQLAITNQQLLHLASSDSLTGVANRRRFDEYFLCCWQQMQENSSGLCLILCDVDFFKKYNDSYGHQAGDDCLRQVAAAIEQTVKHPEDLVARYGGEEFAVIMPHTPLASAVHVAESIQEAVKALKIPHACSEVSEYVTVSLGVAIGFPSPAFSPSMLVTAADEMLYKAKQAGRDRVSVCSF comes from the coding sequence ATGAATCAGGCTCAAGCTTTAAGACTGGATATCAGTTATGTAGCGCAACCTGACATGAATGCCCTTGGAGCACCGCCCTTGTCACTCCAGGTAAGCGATCGCTATTTATCTTTACAATCCACGCTTCAGGAACTATCACTGCACGATGGTCAGGTTGAAACCGATAAAATCGGCAGGGAGGTGGCTGGGGCTTTCAAAGCTAATCCTCTCCTTCCAGGGATCATCTTAAACCAGCAAGGTCGTTTGGCTGGGATGATTTCCCGGCGGCGATTTTTAGAATTCATGAGTCGTCCCTACGGGTTAGAATTGTTTTCTCAGCGACCGATTGAGTGTTTATACCGAGCTGCTCAAACGGAGATGTTAACTTTTCCAGGGGAAACACCGATCGTGACGGCGGCCCGTCGGTCTTTAGATCGACGCCCTGAGTTACTTGATGAACCGATTGTGGTAGAGGTAGCACCGCAAGTTTACCGTTTATTGGATGTACATCAATTACTGCTAGCTCAGGCGCAAATTCATGAATTGGCAACCCAGCTGGTGACTCAACTCTACAACCAGCTGGCAATTACAAACCAACAGTTACTACACCTGGCAAGTTCTGATAGCTTAACTGGGGTTGCCAACCGTCGCCGTTTTGATGAGTATTTCCTTTGTTGCTGGCAACAGATGCAGGAAAATAGTTCTGGGCTATGCCTGATTCTGTGCGATGTTGACTTTTTCAAAAAGTATAACGATAGCTACGGTCATCAAGCAGGTGATGACTGTTTACGGCAGGTAGCTGCTGCCATAGAGCAAACGGTGAAGCATCCGGAAGATTTGGTAGCACGTTATGGTGGGGAAGAATTTGCTGTAATTATGCCCCACACGCCGCTTGCTAGTGCGGTTCATGTTGCAGAATCTATTCAAGAGGCAGTCAAAGCTTTGAAAATTCCCCATGCTTGTTCAGAGGTTAGCGAGTACGTGACCGTCAGTTTAGGTGTTGCGATCGGTTTTCCTAGTCCAGCTTTCTCACCATCAATGCTGGTTACGGCAGCTGACGAGATGCTGTACAAAGCAAAGCAGGCTGGACGCGATCGCGTTAGCGTATGCAGCTTTTAG
- a CDS encoding permease, translating to MNQLHNAFTLFLSLLVEAMPFLLVGVLLSGILLLFIDERKLIGAMPKNPILGAFVGSCVGFLFPVCECGNVPVARRLLMQGVPSPVAIGFLLAAPTINPIVIWSTWVAFRDQPEIVVLRVVFSLAIATIIASVFSIQSNLKPILQPAIACAIPRPQSKSRQEDNTPTLLQSGTFWLGQSGPVQMDAVALGNTMAGNISTKPLPYKLRMLLDNTVQELRELGGVLILGSAIAAAIQVLAPRELILSLGQGPITSIVAMMVLAALVSICSTVDSFFALSFASAFTSGSLLAFLVFGPMIDLKGIGLMLSILKPRAVFYLFGLAAQLTFIFTLFYTYFF from the coding sequence ATGAATCAACTGCACAACGCTTTCACCTTGTTTTTAAGTTTGCTAGTAGAGGCAATGCCTTTCTTGCTAGTGGGGGTTTTGCTCTCCGGTATACTGCTGTTGTTTATCGATGAGCGGAAGCTGATTGGTGCCATGCCGAAGAACCCAATTTTAGGGGCTTTTGTGGGCAGCTGTGTAGGCTTCTTGTTTCCAGTGTGCGAGTGCGGTAATGTGCCAGTAGCGCGGCGGTTGCTGATGCAAGGGGTGCCATCACCAGTAGCGATTGGGTTTTTGCTGGCAGCGCCAACAATCAATCCGATTGTGATCTGGTCTACGTGGGTGGCATTCCGAGATCAGCCGGAAATTGTCGTGTTGCGGGTAGTATTTTCGTTAGCGATCGCAACCATCATTGCTTCCGTATTCAGCATTCAGAGTAATTTGAAACCAATCCTGCAACCAGCGATCGCTTGCGCCATACCCCGTCCCCAATCAAAATCAAGACAGGAAGATAACACTCCCACCTTGCTACAATCGGGAACGTTTTGGCTGGGACAGTCTGGGCCGGTGCAAATGGATGCCGTTGCTCTTGGCAACACAATGGCGGGTAATATAAGCACAAAACCGCTACCCTACAAGCTGCGGATGTTGCTAGATAATACAGTGCAGGAGCTGCGGGAACTGGGAGGCGTGTTAATTTTGGGAAGTGCGATCGCAGCGGCTATTCAGGTACTCGCACCCCGCGAACTTATCCTAAGTCTTGGTCAAGGGCCAATTACCTCCATCGTCGCCATGATGGTATTGGCTGCACTGGTGTCGATTTGTTCAACCGTAGATTCCTTTTTTGCCCTCTCCTTTGCCTCAGCTTTTACCAGCGGATCTTTACTAGCTTTTCTGGTATTTGGCCCGATGATTGACCTCAAAGGCATCGGATTGATGTTATCAATTCTCAAACCCAGAGCAGTATTCTATCTCTTTGGACTCGCAGCCCAGCTGACTTTCATCTTTACCTTGTTTTATACCTACTTTTTCTGA
- a CDS encoding ATP-binding protein, producing the protein MVSLQKSKAELSILPELATKKLSLESTLQELSLYDFQIEASCQGKEVAQRFEVNKLLPGVILTTENKFVGMISRGRFLEQMSRPYGLELFLKRSLKSLYEFAATNFLKLPGDTLIVTAAKLSLQRPPELLNEPIVVELANGVYRLIDVHQLLVAQSQIHELTTQLLDEQTQAQMLQAEKMATLGRMVAEIAHEIKNPVNCINGNSAFMSTYCQDLMQLVAAYEAEPNISAKIVDLKEEIELDFLLEDLPKLIESMKVSAERLTKIVSGLQNFSHLDENKRQTVDLHECIESTLLILNNPLKNGIEVIKNYGDLPLVSCYSGQLSQVFMNIISNAIDALGEAKSKENAHPNFLPAKDWHPQIQITTEVLETKDSEWVVIKISDNGPGIKPEIQKRIFETFFTTKPVGKGTGLGLAISNQIVTQKHGGKLFVRSPRWNAANSPSPSRLYAANSVSSHSVGEDVSKVAAKIATLEHLNSAMGMEDSQPSFGTEFEILLPLV; encoded by the coding sequence ATGGTTAGTTTGCAAAAGTCCAAGGCCGAATTATCAATATTACCGGAATTGGCTACCAAAAAGCTGAGTTTGGAGTCAACTCTTCAAGAGCTGTCACTATACGATTTTCAAATAGAAGCCTCATGCCAGGGCAAAGAAGTTGCTCAGAGGTTTGAAGTTAACAAGCTATTGCCGGGAGTCATTTTGACCACAGAAAATAAATTTGTGGGGATGATTTCGCGGGGACGATTTTTAGAACAAATGAGCCGCCCTTATGGGCTGGAACTATTTTTAAAACGCTCTCTAAAATCTCTATATGAGTTTGCTGCAACAAATTTTTTAAAATTACCAGGCGATACGTTAATTGTGACGGCAGCAAAATTGTCTTTGCAGCGTCCACCTGAGTTACTAAATGAACCGATTGTAGTAGAGTTGGCGAATGGAGTGTATCGGTTAATAGACGTGCATCAATTACTGGTAGCTCAGTCTCAGATTCACGAACTGACAACTCAGCTTTTGGATGAGCAAACCCAAGCCCAAATGTTGCAAGCAGAAAAAATGGCGACTTTGGGGCGGATGGTTGCTGAAATTGCCCATGAAATTAAAAATCCGGTTAACTGCATTAATGGTAATTCCGCATTCATGTCAACTTACTGTCAAGATTTGATGCAGTTAGTGGCAGCTTATGAAGCAGAACCAAATATATCAGCTAAAATTGTTGATCTCAAAGAAGAAATTGAACTAGATTTTCTTTTGGAAGATTTGCCAAAGTTAATAGAAAGTATGAAAGTGAGCGCGGAGCGATTGACGAAAATCGTTAGCGGTCTACAAAACTTTTCTCACTTGGATGAAAATAAGCGTCAAACCGTTGATTTACACGAATGTATTGAAAGTACCCTACTAATTTTAAATAATCCCCTAAAAAATGGCATTGAAGTAATTAAAAATTATGGAGATTTGCCGCTTGTAAGTTGTTACTCAGGACAACTGAGTCAGGTGTTTATGAATATTATCAGCAATGCAATCGATGCTTTAGGTGAAGCAAAAAGTAAGGAAAACGCTCATCCCAATTTCCTTCCAGCAAAAGATTGGCACCCCCAGATCCAAATTACAACTGAAGTTTTAGAAACCAAAGATTCTGAATGGGTAGTAATTAAGATTTCGGATAATGGGCCTGGAATTAAGCCGGAGATTCAAAAGCGGATTTTCGAGACGTTTTTTACGACAAAGCCAGTAGGTAAGGGGACAGGGCTGGGGTTGGCTATAAGTAATCAAATTGTTACGCAAAAGCATGGAGGTAAATTATTTGTGCGATCGCCTCGCTGGAATGCGGCTAATAGCCCCTCCCCGTCTCGGTTGTACGCTGCTAATAGCGTCTCCTCCCATAGTGTAGGGGAGGACGTTAGCAAAGTGGCTGCAAAGATAGCGACCTTAGAGCATCTAAACAGCGCAATGGGCATGGAAGATTCACAACCAAGCTTCGGCACGGAATTTGAGATCCTGCTGCCGCTTGTTTAA
- a CDS encoding sensor histidine kinase, whose protein sequence is MLVSNGFISPPSLSQGSARDLSTQSALRELPLYNFQVKTTCQGVDVARIFEKHPLLPGAILIEQGKFAGMVSRRRLLECLLRPHRLELFLHKPLQVIYRYDRSEVLVLPDSTPILTATQQALKRSPELRAEPIVVQVGASDYRLLDVQELNLVSWQIRGIETQVRYERIQAQMIQSEKMASLGRLVDGLVHEILDPVSFIWGNLTYVSTYSDNLLELLSAYAAYFTAPPEEIADLKEDIELDFIQQDFPRAIGSIRSGAERLKKLVSGLQNFCHIDDVYPKPADLHANLDSILLLLKSRLTSEIEIVRNYGHLPPVQCYIGQLNQVFMNILTNAIDALIEQAVREKYSQEFKGGMPAADAIQKPRIEITTKVFSRTFTNPNPGICDLRWVSILIADNGPGMSPELQQQILESFSVQKRATKETSLSLSYEIVTAKHGGEFKMRSRSVSQEKSPTVSDRLYEAESEISGNESVESPVSSGTEFEILLPLV, encoded by the coding sequence GTGTTGGTATCAAATGGATTTATCTCACCTCCATCCTTGTCTCAGGGGAGCGCTCGCGATCTCTCTACACAATCAGCCCTGAGAGAGTTACCCCTGTACAATTTTCAAGTTAAAACCACCTGCCAGGGTGTAGATGTCGCCCGCATTTTTGAGAAGCATCCCCTGCTGCCTGGAGCAATCTTGATAGAACAGGGTAAGTTTGCAGGTATGGTTTCCCGGCGACGGCTCTTGGAGTGCCTGCTTCGTCCTCATCGGCTAGAGTTATTTTTGCACAAACCCCTGCAAGTTATCTACAGGTATGATCGCTCTGAGGTTTTAGTGCTTCCCGATAGTACGCCAATTCTGACAGCAACGCAGCAGGCACTGAAGCGATCGCCTGAACTGCGAGCAGAACCAATCGTGGTACAAGTGGGAGCATCTGACTATCGTTTGTTAGATGTTCAGGAATTGAACCTTGTTTCCTGGCAAATTCGAGGAATAGAAACTCAAGTACGATACGAACGCATCCAAGCGCAGATGATCCAAAGTGAAAAAATGGCTAGTTTGGGGCGTTTGGTGGATGGATTAGTACACGAAATTTTAGATCCAGTAAGCTTTATTTGGGGAAACTTAACTTATGTCTCAACCTACAGCGATAATTTACTAGAATTGCTGTCTGCTTATGCAGCGTATTTTACTGCTCCGCCTGAAGAAATTGCTGACCTAAAAGAAGATATTGAGTTAGATTTTATCCAACAAGATTTTCCCAGAGCAATTGGCAGCATCCGCTCAGGAGCAGAACGCTTAAAAAAATTGGTATCTGGGTTGCAAAATTTTTGCCATATTGATGATGTTTATCCTAAGCCTGCTGATTTACACGCTAATTTAGATAGTATTCTTTTGTTGTTAAAAAGTCGTCTGACCAGCGAGATTGAGATTGTCAGAAATTATGGACATTTACCTCCAGTCCAATGTTACATTGGGCAACTGAACCAGGTTTTTATGAATATTCTCACAAATGCCATTGATGCGTTGATTGAGCAGGCAGTGCGAGAGAAGTATTCCCAAGAGTTTAAAGGGGGAATGCCAGCAGCAGATGCCATACAAAAGCCTCGTATTGAAATCACTACAAAGGTGTTTTCTCGGACTTTTACTAATCCTAATCCGGGAATCTGCGATCTTCGCTGGGTTTCTATTTTGATTGCTGATAATGGGCCGGGAATGTCTCCGGAATTACAGCAGCAAATTCTTGAATCTTTTTCTGTGCAAAAACGTGCTACTAAAGAAACCAGTTTATCGCTAAGTTATGAAATCGTGACAGCAAAGCACGGAGGAGAATTTAAAATGCGTTCGCGTAGCGTCTCCCAAGAAAAATCCCCTACCGTTAGCGATCGCCTATACGAAGCTGAATCAGAAATATCCGGAAATGAAAGCGTAGAATCCCCTGTAAGCAGTGGTACTGAATTTGAGATTCTGCTGCCCTTAGTGTAA
- a CDS encoding TIGR03943 family putative permease subunit, with protein MTNQPKLISQKFIIPSLDVLALLAWGILLLKYRITGELYLLIHEDYFWLVIVTGISLLILAVLKAVQLLQELFNGRERNRTVAVLQHITLFPPGWSSILLLVTAILGLVIAPRVFTSTTALERGVTESISFTRSHPKAFTSSVRPEQRSLIDWVRTLNFNPEPDAYTGQKAKVQGFVVHPPELPPEYLLISRFIITCCAADAYPVGLPVKLIENRNAYIPDTWLEVEGEMITETFQGKRQLTIKANSLKKIDPPKNPYDY; from the coding sequence ATGACCAATCAACCAAAGCTTATTTCCCAAAAATTTATCATCCCTAGCTTGGATGTCTTGGCACTCTTGGCGTGGGGAATATTGCTGCTAAAATACCGGATCACAGGGGAATTATACTTACTGATTCACGAAGATTATTTCTGGCTGGTGATTGTCACTGGTATATCTTTGTTAATCTTGGCGGTATTGAAAGCTGTACAACTGCTCCAAGAACTGTTTAATGGTAGGGAGCGAAATCGGACTGTAGCGGTTCTTCAGCATATCACCTTGTTTCCCCCTGGATGGAGTAGCATTTTGCTGCTAGTGACAGCCATATTGGGTTTAGTAATTGCCCCCCGCGTGTTTACCTCTACAACAGCACTAGAACGGGGTGTTACTGAATCAATTAGCTTTACCAGATCGCATCCCAAAGCATTTACTTCCTCAGTACGACCTGAACAACGATCGCTAATTGACTGGGTGCGGACGCTGAACTTCAACCCCGAACCCGACGCCTACACAGGTCAGAAAGCTAAAGTTCAAGGATTCGTGGTTCATCCACCAGAACTACCGCCAGAATACCTGTTAATATCCCGATTTATAATTACCTGCTGTGCAGCAGATGCTTATCCAGTAGGGTTGCCCGTAAAATTAATTGAAAATCGCAATGCCTATATCCCCGACACTTGGTTAGAAGTTGAAGGTGAGATGATTACCGAAACCTTCCAAGGTAAACGCCAACTCACCATCAAAGCCAATTCACTTAAAAAAATAGACCCGCCAAAGAATCCCTATGATTATTAA
- a CDS encoding Ig-like domain-containing protein — MTSKQFLQPIDRLALALMLVLSLVIGLMLWGGNACGSGTNCLLVTGPRVRDFSWQRKQVGADDPSFILTFSRPMDRGSVEANLRIEPSLPGKFSWAGRKMSYTLTSPAPYDTAYKVSLEGATERIGTSRVGREMQPFTGEFRTRDRAMVYLGIDKEEQGQLILYNFTQNKKIVLTPKDLVVMDFKPYPDGEKILFSATDSRNNKPGLSEQQIYNVTTGISSDSGKSNEQSPPAGRLNVVLDNKDYQNLKFDLSADGETIVVQRVNSKNPAEFGLWVVRKDAPPQPLKNQPGGEFLIAPDSETVAIAQGEGIAILPLTPAAKPLDFLPKFGLVLGFARDGSAGTFVKFNTDYTRSLFLVTNSGVQKELLRTNGSILGCEFAPQKEILYCLLTQLLTGTDYQEQPYIAAIDIKNSTSPLDANAVKPLLLLPTQRDIHMSLSPDGLALLFDQVVTSPGIPPTADGLRTDEGQAIATSNLWLLPLTSSKPGEPRTQMQPEQLPLPGLQPRWLP, encoded by the coding sequence ATGACTTCCAAACAATTTCTTCAACCAATTGATCGCCTTGCCTTAGCGCTAATGCTAGTGCTGAGTCTGGTAATAGGGCTAATGTTGTGGGGTGGCAATGCCTGCGGCAGTGGCACCAATTGCCTTTTAGTCACCGGGCCTCGTGTGCGAGATTTCAGCTGGCAGAGAAAACAAGTAGGTGCTGATGATCCTTCCTTTATCCTCACCTTTAGCCGCCCAATGGATCGTGGCAGTGTGGAAGCAAATCTGCGTATTGAGCCATCTTTGCCGGGTAAATTCAGCTGGGCAGGGCGGAAAATGTCTTATACCTTAACTTCCCCAGCGCCTTATGACACAGCTTATAAAGTAAGCTTAGAGGGGGCAACCGAGCGTATAGGAACGAGTCGTGTAGGAAGGGAAATGCAACCGTTTACGGGAGAGTTTCGCACCCGCGATCGCGCTATGGTTTATCTGGGAATTGATAAGGAAGAACAAGGGCAATTAATCCTCTACAACTTTACTCAAAATAAAAAAATAGTTCTGACACCTAAAGACCTGGTAGTAATGGACTTTAAGCCATACCCAGATGGCGAAAAAATATTGTTTTCTGCCACCGATTCGAGGAATAATAAACCAGGCTTGTCGGAACAACAAATTTACAACGTAACCACGGGAATAAGTTCTGATTCCGGAAAATCCAACGAACAATCACCGCCAGCCGGCAGACTGAACGTGGTTTTAGATAACAAAGATTACCAAAATCTCAAATTTGACTTGTCTGCGGATGGGGAAACAATTGTTGTGCAGCGAGTGAACAGCAAAAATCCCGCAGAATTTGGACTGTGGGTAGTGCGAAAAGATGCTCCGCCACAACCTTTGAAAAACCAACCGGGAGGAGAATTTTTGATAGCGCCGGATAGTGAGACAGTAGCGATCGCTCAAGGGGAAGGTATCGCCATTCTGCCACTCACCCCAGCCGCAAAGCCGTTGGATTTTCTGCCGAAATTTGGTTTAGTGCTAGGGTTCGCCAGAGATGGATCGGCAGGCACTTTCGTTAAATTCAACACAGATTACACGCGATCGCTTTTTCTGGTCACTAACTCTGGCGTACAGAAAGAACTCCTGCGGACAAACGGCTCAATTCTGGGTTGCGAATTTGCTCCCCAAAAGGAGATACTCTACTGTCTGCTAACACAGCTACTCACTGGAACAGATTACCAAGAACAGCCTTACATTGCCGCAATTGACATCAAAAATTCCACAAGTCCTCTGGATGCAAATGCCGTGAAGCCGCTGTTGCTATTGCCCACCCAGCGCGACATTCACATGAGTTTGTCACCAGATGGGTTAGCGCTGCTATTCGATCAAGTTGTCACCTCCCCCGGAATACCCCCCACAGCGGATGGTTTGAGAACAGATGAAGGGCAAGCGATCGCTACCAGTAACCTCTGGCTGCTTCCCCTAACCTCCTCAAAACCAGGAGAACCCCGCACCCAGA